One Coccinella septempunctata chromosome X, icCocSept1.1, whole genome shotgun sequence genomic window carries:
- the LOC123322042 gene encoding zinc finger protein 16: MEVAMSLPGSAIDCYEDMFKEITRKLYGEDGLPELNVNDRLSSCIPDRTNQTNEFDVDSHLLKSDDHLTALGLAALMQNGFPANGILNAPFSHPQHKVEDIWTASEEVLPWTQSKVATYNPLQKTFRCMECDCAGNLNKVVEHWLGTHSNIRAFRCPQCPYESAWAKCVRMHLGRQHNLELDESRASDIILENNPVLQEITKYLQRLKVKLDTVFIPKTNSQEDYQQSIRQQNMDNSSQNNKRYNCTYCPYATDRRDLFTRHENIHREEKPFQCYVCQKQFNRADHVKKHFLRMHREHPYDLNRIRRHPPKNASGMSYYQKYNSGIANPTPDATSSSSLSIPSGLQGLNRQVVPQLPRIPPPKTPITKSLLPSKCSGKKRGEKRFSCCYCSWSGVDNWCLKRHMNTHLKPFVCVLCDYKAARSERLTTHVLKVHNKRACGKCSFLADEPSQLIVHQQEHHPLEHKNRTVSNPSVLRSSMFNENNSSSPCSENVVTSRISSQQTKTKASLSKQHGAARLFSYMEASDGSETEMDTRPNAMERINISHRIQSDFPEAGDVSEIRAEEEPDETELPLFICPSCGCEFEDDTSLDTHQYTHRIATSPAKNGAKENVDPSPIYRCHMCDSTFECQSHIISHMSQHSTLNSHCIVKHEARPRRRKQVKPQKVTIPYWDSSEVDILRHLNGKLRSWRSTPSTTNIKLADKYLAQLITKRGITCFICPRNKITRYHTRSSAALHFLWRHSLPKFQCEHCDAKFRHRYQVILHGGRVHIKEPTTNHQLSLSTNVPTQVPHELNSVPKLGELGMAFFDHSLMQSTNSLNHLHIIIPTFPPN, encoded by the exons ATGGAGGTGGCGATGTCCCTTCCAGGCTCAGCCATAGACTGCTATGAAGACATGTTCAAAGAAATAACCAGAAAACTCTATGGGGAAGATGGACTACCGGAACTGAACGTGAACGATCGCTTGTCTAGCTGTATTCCAGACCGCACAAATCAGACGAACGAATTCGACGTGGATAGTCACCTTCTTAAAAGCGATGATCATTTGACCGCTCTAGGATTAGCGGCTCTGATGCAGAACGGCTTTCCTGCTAACGGAATCCTGAATGCTCCATTCAGCCATCCACAGCATAAGGTAGAGGATATATGGACGGCCAGCGAAGAAGTACTTCCATGGACCCAATCGAAAGTGGCCACTTACAATCCACTTCAAAAAACGTTTCGTTGTATGGAGTGCGATTGTGCAGGAAATCTGAATAAAGTTGTTGAGCATTGGCTGGGCACTCATTCAAACATCAGGGCATTCAGATGCCCCCAGTGTCCATACGAAAGTGCTTGGGCCAAATGTGTCAGGATGCACCTTGGAAGACAGCACAATTTGGAACTGGACGAATCGAGAGCTTCCGATATAATTTTAGAAAATAATCCTGTTTTACAAGAAATCACCAAGTATCTGCAAAGACTCAAAGTAAAACTGGACACAGTATTCATACCAAAAACAAATTCACAGGAAGATTATCAGCAGAGTATTAGGCAACAGAACATGGATAATTCGAGTCAAAATAATAAGAGATACAATTGTACATATTGTCCTTACGCAACAGATAGAAGAGATCTTTTCACACGACACGAGAATATACACAGAGAAGAGAAACCTTTTCAATGCTACGTATGCCAAAAACAGTTCAACCGAGCTGATCATgtcaagaaacattttttgagaATGCATAGAGAACACCCATACGATTTGAATAGAATCAGAAGACACCCACCCAAAAACGCATCTGGTATGTCCTATTATCAAAAATATAACTCGGGCATAGCTAACCCTACACCTGACGCTACATCCAGTTCTTCGTTATCTATTCCAAGTGGCCTACAGGGTTTAAATAGACAAGTGGTGCCACAGCTACCAAGGATACCTCCACCGAAAACCCCAATTACGAAAAGCCTGCTTCCATCTAAGTGTTCTGGTAAAAAACGGGGAGAGAAAAGATTCAGTTGCTGTTATTGTTCCTGGTCAGGAGTCGACAACTGGTGCCTGAAAAGACACATGAATACGCATTTGAAACCTTTTGTATGCGTTTTGTGTGATTATAAGGCCGCTAGGTCCGAAAGATTGACCACCCATGTCCTCAAAGTTCATAATAAAAGGGCCTGTGGTAAATGTAGTTTCCTGGCTGATGAACCATCTCAACTGATTGTGCATCAGCAAGAACATCA tCCACTGGAACATAAAAATAGAACTGTATCAAATCCATCTGTTTTGAGGTCCAGTATGTTCAACGAAAACAACTCCTCTTCACCATGCAG tgaaaatgtgGTCACATCCAGAATTTCCAGCCAACAGACCAAGACTAAAGCTTCCTTGTCGAAACAGCACGGTGCAGCACGTTTGTTCAGCTATATGGAAGCCAGCGACGGGTCGGAAACAGAAATGGATACGAGACCCAACGCAATGGAGAGGATTAACATTTCCCATAGGATCCAATCGGATTTTCCTGAAGCGGGAGATGTGAGCGAAATCAGGGCGGAAGAAGAACCAGACGAAACTGAACTTCCTCTATTTATTTGCCCTTCTTGCGGTTGTGAATTCGAAGATGACACGTCCTTGGACACTCATCAGTACACACATCGCATTGCTACATCTCCCGCTAAAAATGGAGCTAAAGAGAATGTTGATCCTTCGCCAATTTATAGATGTCACATGTGTGATTCTACATTTGAGTGCCAATCCCATATAATCAGTCATATGTCGCAGCATTCTACCCTCAATTCTCACTGTATTGTCAAACACGAGGCGCGACCAAGGAGACGGAAGCAGGTGAAGCCACAGAAGGTGACCATACCGTATTGGGACTCTTCCGAAGTTGATATTCTTCGTCATTTGAACGGTAAATTGAGATCGTGGCGGAGCACGCCTTCAACTACCAATATCAAACTAGCTGATAAATATTTAGCTCAGCTGATAACCAAGCGTGGTATCACCTGTTTTATTTGTccgagaaacaaaattaccagGTACCACACCAGATCGTCAGCAGCGCTCCACTTTCTGTGGCGTCATAGTCTACCGAAATTCCAGTGTGAACATTGCGATGCCAAGTTTCGACACAGGTACCAAGTCATCCTACATGGAGGTAGAGTGCATATTAAGGAACCAACTACAAACCACCAATTATCTCTCTCCACTAATGTACCTACTCAAGTACCACATGAACTGAACTCAGTTCCAAAGTTGGGCGAACTTGGCATGGCTTTTTTCGACCATTCACTGATGCAGTCTACGAACTCACTAAACCATTTACACATCATTATACCCACCTTTCCACCAAACTAA